The nucleotide sequence TGTTGTGCACCAACGAGTAGAAGATAGGATATTAAAGCGTTGAGCATGGCTTGTATGCCTATTCCAACTAAGATTAATCTTCCAATGGAAAATGACCTTCCTCTAGAAAAAAGATAAATGAACACAACGGTAACTAGACCAGCGATGACCGAAGCGATGGAAACCATCGTATTACTTGTATGAAGAATGAGGATACAAAAAACAGCCGCAGCGCTTGATCCAGTAGTTATCCCAATGACATTCGGGTTTGCGAGTGGATTCCGTAACATCGTCTGAAATGTGTTTCCACCAATTCCGAAAGCGAAGCCTGCAAATAGACCCGCTAGCATTCTAGGTAGCCGTATGGTATGAATAGCAAAAGAGGCACCATTGATTTGCTCTCCCAGAAGCACTCTGATGACATCTATTAGTGGATAGATGGTGCTCCCTAGTAAAAGCATCGCACAGCACAGCGCACATAAAAGGATCGTAAGTAAACCAGTAACAAGTATCCATCGGCGTCGTCTTTGACGTCTACCAGCTATAATAAATTCAACGGATTGATTCTTCATAATGAACTCACTTTCGCTTTCCGAGCTAGTATGATGAGTATCGGAGCTCCAATAAATGCTGTAACGACACCAACCTCAAGCTCTCCTGGTCTACCAATGATTCTGCCAGCGATATCCGATATTGTTAAAATGATTGCTCCTGAAAGAGCGGACATCGGAATAATGAGCCGCATGTCGGGACCAAAGATAAGGCGAATGATGTGAGTGGATAATAACCCTACAAATCCAATTGGACCTGCTAGAGCAGTAGTTGCCCCGCACAAAAGAACACCGGCAAAGGCCGCAGTAAACC is from Radiobacillus kanasensis and encodes:
- a CDS encoding FecCD family ABC transporter permease; this encodes MKNQSVEFIIAGRRQRRRRWILVTGLLTILLCALCCAMLLLGSTIYPLIDVIRVLLGEQINGASFAIHTIRLPRMLAGLFAGFAFGIGGNTFQTMLRNPLANPNVIGITTGSSAAAVFCILILHTSNTMVSIASVIAGLVTVVFIYLFSRGRSFSIGRLILVGIGIQAMLNALISYLLLVGAQQDIPAALRWLSGSLNGSQMDELPPLVITVLIFVPVIVMLGRHLGILELGEQTATSLGVHTDRTRILLIISSVIILALATATTGPIAFVAFLSGPIAKRLVGVGFSNIIPAGLVGANLVLASDLIGQFAFEVRYPVGVITGIIGAPYLIYLLIRMNRKGEL